The following are encoded together in the Planctomycetota bacterium genome:
- a CDS encoding glycosyltransferase family 2 protein, with the protein MSDMPAVSVVIPTRNRATLLRETLQSLREQTTDDFETVVIDDGSTDDTAEVASAFDVRFVPLPKGRRGASAGRNVGVARTTGRYVVFLDSDDLLAPTCLADRIQLMDDRTDLDFAVSQCGLFRDTPGDSTMVWNRFNDGDDLDRYLSRDPVWQTTAPTWRRESLATIGPWDEQALSGQDWEMSTRAIAVGLRYETFEKVVDCHWRLPSGSRDSIGKSAAVGEKAAHARSWAGTVERVWRAVDAAGLMNQHRRDLVAGLMWHACRRLADAASFGEARRFWRKVHRDFGLINEQQFAEGWLYHRSGKIAWFNRLKEDRVATGWPRHFRRAVEGSRTHCRVRSTGTPPAVSVLLPAYNANRYIEEAVESILLQTFRDFELLIVDDGSTDGTAEKLERLAERDVRVQLVRRPRGRGKGYVQGLIEMAERARGEFLARMDADDVARPERFELQIDRLRSDADLVLVGGQVRWVDPYGLDLESSQYPTTHNAIDAELLAGRGGVIPHPGSLFRKSAYEQVGGYRNGFQPSEDLDLWLRLAEVGRVANVDEVILDYRQHFASVTRSRRDEQLRVKPRIIAEACQRRGLPAPEEASLDQWEPAPPDQLLYRWGWQAIKERHLEAARGHAWSLVRRRPFDRDAWHLAACAVRGR; encoded by the coding sequence ATGTCCGACATGCCCGCCGTCAGCGTCGTCATTCCGACCCGGAACCGGGCGACGCTGCTGCGTGAGACGCTCCAGAGCCTGCGCGAGCAGACGACCGATGACTTCGAGACGGTCGTCATCGACGACGGCTCGACCGATGACACCGCCGAGGTGGCGTCGGCATTCGACGTGCGATTCGTCCCGCTGCCGAAGGGACGGCGCGGCGCATCTGCTGGCCGGAACGTCGGCGTCGCGAGAACGACCGGTCGCTACGTCGTCTTCCTCGACAGCGACGACCTGCTGGCCCCGACGTGTCTGGCGGATCGCATCCAGCTGATGGACGATCGGACCGACCTCGACTTCGCCGTCAGCCAGTGCGGCCTGTTCCGCGACACGCCAGGCGACTCAACGATGGTCTGGAACCGTTTCAACGACGGCGACGACCTGGATCGGTACCTGTCGCGCGACCCCGTCTGGCAAACCACCGCCCCGACTTGGCGGCGCGAGTCTTTGGCGACCATCGGACCGTGGGACGAGCAGGCGCTCAGCGGGCAGGACTGGGAAATGTCGACGCGTGCCATCGCAGTCGGACTGAGGTACGAGACGTTCGAGAAGGTCGTCGATTGCCACTGGCGTTTGCCATCCGGCTCGCGCGACAGCATCGGCAAGTCGGCAGCAGTGGGGGAGAAGGCGGCGCATGCGCGGTCGTGGGCGGGCACGGTCGAACGCGTCTGGCGTGCAGTCGACGCGGCCGGTCTCATGAATCAGCACCGGCGCGATCTGGTGGCCGGGCTCATGTGGCACGCTTGCCGACGCCTCGCCGACGCGGCAAGCTTCGGCGAGGCCCGACGATTCTGGCGGAAGGTCCATCGCGACTTCGGCCTGATCAACGAGCAGCAGTTCGCCGAGGGCTGGCTCTACCACCGCAGCGGCAAGATCGCGTGGTTCAACCGGCTCAAGGAAGACCGCGTCGCGACCGGCTGGCCGAGGCACTTTCGTCGTGCGGTCGAGGGCAGTCGCACGCACTGCCGCGTTCGCTCGACTGGCACGCCCCCGGCAGTTTCGGTGCTGTTGCCGGCGTACAACGCCAATCGCTACATCGAAGAGGCGGTCGAGTCGATCCTGCTGCAGACCTTCCGCGACTTCGAACTGCTGATCGTCGACGACGGCTCCACCGACGGCACGGCTGAGAAGCTCGAACGCCTCGCCGAGCGCGACGTCCGCGTGCAACTCGTGCGTCGACCGCGCGGCCGGGGAAAGGGCTACGTGCAGGGCCTCATCGAGATGGCCGAGCGGGCCAGAGGCGAGTTCCTGGCACGCATGGACGCGGACGACGTCGCCCGGCCGGAGCGGTTCGAGCTGCAGATCGACCGCCTCCGCAGCGACGCTGACCTCGTGCTTGTCGGCGGACAGGTGCGGTGGGTCGATCCGTACGGACTCGACCTCGAATCGAGCCAGTATCCGACCACCCACAACGCCATCGACGCCGAGCTGTTGGCCGGACGTGGCGGCGTGATTCCGCATCCGGGAAGCCTCTTCCGCAAGTCGGCGTACGAGCAGGTCGGCGGCTATCGCAACGGATTTCAGCCGAGCGAAGACCTCGACCTCTGGCTGCGTCTGGCGGAGGTCGGCCGGGTCGCGAACGTCGACGAAGTGATCCTCGACTATCGCCAGCACTTCGCCAGCGTCACGCGCAGTCGTCGGGACGAACAGCTGCGCGTGAAGCCACGCATCATCGCTGAGGCGTGTCAGCGTCGCGGCCTGCCCGCGCCGGAGGAGGCGTCGCTCGACCAGTGGGAACCCGCCCCGCCGGACCAGCTGCTCTATCGCTGGGGCTGGCAAGCCATCAAGGAACGCCACCTCGAAGCCGCCCGCGGGCACGCGTGGAGCCTCGTGAGGCGCAGGCCTTTCGATCGCGACGCCTGGCATCTCGCCGCGTGTGCCGTCCGTGGCCGATAA